From Neoarius graeffei isolate fNeoGra1 chromosome 27, fNeoGra1.pri, whole genome shotgun sequence:
tctagtgtgggggcttttaagccaaaacttggtgcttttgttggccacaagctgaaggcctggcaagtcagggtatgtaagaatgtaggtatggcacagcaggccactccaaaaatccaccagaatgcaggaacatctactaaatccaaaatctcaaccccccccattgtccatctccagctggacgacccacaaacaaaacaccagaatgcagggggacaagtgaatatcaaactgaatacaaaaatcccacttactgcgtggtgtgtggaaaaattttgccgtcgaccccccccccccccccaaaaaaaaatctcactccaaggaattttgaaaagttggcagccctggtgttggtgtgtgtgtgtgtgtaagttctCAGAAACACGTCTTATCCTCTACATTCCATCAGAATGTCTATTTATAACTACATGGGACAAAATGTcaagtgcgcgcgcgcacacacaaattcTGAATAATGTAATGATGGATATATAAAATAACAGAATTTACAAATTATATTTAAGtctcagtgtgttataattagcaCAGGATCAGTTTAGTGTTTTATTTCTGTTCCAATGTAAACATATTCacgtaaaatattaaaatattatgatatatatatatatataatgctgctattgtattattataatttaacatattaaaattaacattttatttaatgCAGTTGAGCAGCGGGAGCATTTTGATTCATTTTTAAACCGTTTTGCGATTTGATACATCGAGGCTTCCGTAGCTCAACTCCCAGCGATGGCTCGGTCTCGATCCGCTACTTCCGCACTAAACAGGCTGTTGATGCAGTGCGCCTCCTGCAGGAAGTGAAGCTGCTGGTGTACACTGAGGAGTACAGCAGCGTGCGGATTGGGACGCGGCCCATGTGGCTGTAAAGCTGCGCGCAGAGCTGAGGAGAGAGAAGTTTTATTTCTCCgggttgttagtgtgtgtttacctCAGCAGGGTGagtgaataaatatttatttgtttCTTCTTATTACTGTTTGACACATTGACAGATCTCTTGACtgttagctttatagctaatGCTAGCTAGTTAGCCTGTGACCGAGCACATGCGCTTCATACACACTGTGAATTTTTTATTAAAGCTAATGTAATAATGGTTAAGTCCGCCGGAGTAACACCGACCAGGAGAAAACAGAAAGAGAAAATAAAGTTGTTTCATCTTTTCGATGTTGTCTTTTGGACCATTTTGACTCACCACTGAATCGATTCAGTTCAAATGAATCGATTCCCACAGAAATGCCCTGTAGGCTGCTGGGTTTCGGTTCCTGTGCAGTCACAGACATTCAGCACTGAGGTTGTTGTGTGATGACTGATTTCTAGAAACCTGGTGGGAATTCCATCTAGTGCTGAGACAAGTACATTATAGAAATGATCTGGAGTCACTTGTGTTTGAGAATCGATTCAGTGTAATTACACCGAGTCGTTTGGGAGAAGTCCACTGaataaacttcttgtgtgtgtgtgtgtgtgaaacacagGTGCATGCAGGTGAGGTGGGTATTATATACAGCTCTAACAGCACTGCGCTCCTCAGATTCACTCAGACGACTCGCACTCAGACAGATTCACTTCACCAGACGGTTTGAGATGATGGAGACAGAGGGCGTGCCCTCTGACAGCGCAGCAGGGTGTGGTCTGAGACCTGGAGAGACGGTGGAGACGAAGGGCGTGTCCTCTGACAGCGCAGCAGGGTGTGGTCTGAGACCCGGAGAGACGGTGGAGACGAAGGGCGTGCCCTCTGACAGCGCAGCAGGGTGTGGTCTGAGACCTGGAGAGACGGTGGAGACGAAGGGCGTGTCCTCTGACAGCGCAGCAGGGTGTGGTCTGAGACCTGGAGAGACGGTGGTGAAGGAGGGGAAAGCGTCGGTGTTGTTTCCAAGTGCTAATGAGGTTTTCTACAACCCAGTCCAGGAATTTAACAGAGACCTCACGTGAGGAGCACATCATCGTCTTCTTATCTGCTGATAGTCACGTGATGTTTCAGCTCCACCCACATCATATCATAACAAGCTAATGACACAACTCCAGTTTATTAATGCTGGATAATGAGGGAGTGAGGTTagtcagcaggtgtgtgtgtgtgtgtgtgtgtgtgtagatgtgcaGTAATAACGGAGTTTGCGCGAGAGACGCTGGCTCAGAGAGGAGTGCGCATCCTTGTCCCAGGAGAGAAGGATGGCGTGGTGGTGTCCCTGATGGAAGAGGAGAAGAATGGGAAAGAGACAGAACAGGCAGAGGAGAAGGAGGAAGAAAGCGTGCAGGAGGAGAGAAAAGAGGTGGAGTTTAAGACCGCCATGGTTGGGGAGCGCTGTGAGGAGGGGCTGCGTGTGCTGGAGGGATTGGCTGCTTCAGGCCTGCGCTCAATCCGATTCACTCTCGAGGTGCCGGGACTAAAACGTGTCACAGCCAATGACTTCTCAGCTAAAGCTGCTGACCTCATCACACGCAACACACACCACAACAACGTCACACACCTGATGGAGACGCAGAACAGAGAcgccaggtaacacacacacacagacatgcagatAGTAGGACAGACAGGTGTACGCACAAAGACAAATATATAGACAGACAGGTgggcagagaaacagacagacaaattGTTTTCTCCAGCATGCTGATGTATGAGGCAAGAGGGAAGAATGCACGCTATGATGTCATCGATCTGGATCCATATGGAAGCCCCGCCCCTTTCCTGGATGCTGCAGTTCAGGCTGTTGGTGAAGGAGGTGAGTCAAAGCCCCGCCCTTGTCCCAAATTCATCCGGCTGCATGCTGTGTGTGTATAAATGGCGTGTGATTGGCTGGCACTCTTTTGATGATGTCATGCCGGGTGTTGTTTCTGCAGGTCTCCTGTGTATCACCTGTACAGACATGGCTGTGATGGCGGGAAACAACGGAGAGACGTGCTACAGCAAATACGGCTCTGTCTCCATCAAATCCAAATACTGCCACGAGATGGTgagacgtgcgcacacacactctGGGTGGGCGTGGCTGCAGGGGTTCACATCAGGGGTGTGTTACAGGGGGTGGGATTTCTGTgtgtatacagttgtgctcataagtttacacaccctggcagaatctatgattctttgaccatttttcagagaatatgaatgataacacaaaaacatcttttccgctCATGctcagtggttgggtgaaaccatttattgtcaaacgactgtgttttctctttttaaatcataatgacaacagaaactacccaaatgaccctgatcaaaagttcacataccctggtgattttggcctgataacatgcacagaagttgacacaaacgggtttgaatggctactaaaggtaccgtaacatcctcacctgtgatctgtttgcttgtaatcagtgtgtgtgcataaaagctgagtgagtttctgggatccagacagactctcgcatctttcatccagccactgacggttctggattctgagtcatggggaaagcaaaagaattgtcaacggatctacgggaaaagggagttgaactgtataaaacaggaaagggatataaaaagatatccacggaattgataatgccagtcagcagtgttcaaactgtgattaacaaatggaaaatcaggggctctgttaaaaccaagcaaataccacaaagtatctcgcctacaatacgccaaacagcacagagacaagcctcaaaacttctggaacaaggtaatttggagtgatgagaccaaaattgaactttttggccacaaccataaacgttacatttggagaggcgtcagcaaggcctatgatgaaaggaacaccattcctactgtaaagcacggaggtggatcgctgatgttttggggatgtgtgagctacaaaggcacaggaaacttggtcaaaattgaaggaaagatgaatgcagcacgttatcagcaaatactggaggcaaatttgcactcatcagcccggaagctgcgcatgggacgtacttggacgttccaacatgacagcgatccaaaacacaaggccaagtcgacctgtcattggctacagcagaacaaagtgaaggttctggagtggccatctcagtctcctgacctcaatatcatcgagccactctgggtggggagatctcaagcacgcagttcatgcaagacagcccaggaatttacaggaactggaggctttttgccaagaagaatgggcagctttaccatctgagaacatAAAGAGCCTCATTCACAacgaccacaaaagacttcaggctgtcattggtgttagagggggcaatacacggtattaagaactggggtatgtaaacttttgatcagggtcattatgatttaaaaataggaaACACAGTtgcttatcaataaatggcttcacccaaccactcaccatgagtggggaaaaagtttttgtgtcatcattcatattctctgaaaaaaggccaagaaagcaaaaattctgccagggtatgtaaacttatgagcacaactgtgtgtgtgtgtgtgtgtgttgaggcccTGAGGATTATCTTGCACAGTCTGGATCAGCGTGCTAATGTGTATCAGCGCTACATCCAGCCCTTACTGAGCGTCAGTGTTGACTTCTACATCCGAGTGTTCGTCAGGGTCAGAACGGGTCAGGCTACTGTCAAGAACTCtgccaggtaacacacacacacacacacacacacagctctgtaCTGATAAACAAACTGTGcacaataaacacaccttcttatACCGGCGTACGCAAATATGGtgataaacgtgtgtgtgtgtgtttttccacaGTAAGCAGGCATTGGTGTATAATTGTGTTGGCTGTGGCGCGTTCCACCTGCAGAGGATGGGCAAGAAAATAAGCCAGGGGAAAaagtgagtctctctctctctcacacacacacacttctgaagTTTGCAGTGTTAACTGCAGTATTTTCTCTGAAATGCTGAGGACATCTCTGTTTAATCTGTGAGTGGTTTAGGGGCGGAGCTTCATAAGAGctcagattatctcatctcattatctctagccgctttatccttctacagggtcgcaggcgagctggatcctatcccagctgactctgggtgagaggcggggttcaccctggacaagtcgccaggtcatcacagggctgacacatagacacagacaaccattcacactcacattcacacctacgctcaatttagagtcaccagttaacctaacctgcatgtctttggactgtgggggaaaccggagcacccggaggaaacccacgcggacacggggagaacatgcaaactccgcacagaaaggccctcaccggccacggggctcgaacccaggaccttcttgctgtgaggcgacagcgctaaccactacaccaccgtgccgccgagctcAGATTATGATGTTGCTTAAGTATCAGAAAGTTTTTGAATTTATTATTCCACCCAGATTatttgtaagtgtgtgtgtgtgtgggacagtATGAAGTACTCGGCTGCGACAGGACCTCCTGTTGGAGAATCGTGTCCACACTGTGGTCAGAGACATCAGGTTTGACTCTCACACACCAAATAAGTTCCCAATATAATAATGAGCAGCCTCTTGGCTCCTCCCACTTTAATTTTAGCACCCAATCAGAGCACAGTAAATGTGGATCGGAAGGTAACTTGTATGAATTAGCTCACTAATATATGATGTTTGCGGTGTGCCGTTAGCTCGGAGGTCCGATCTGGGCAGAGCCGATCCACGATCTCGGGTTTGTTCAGAAAGTTCTGACTGCGGTTTCGGGGAACCCATCTCGCTTCGGCACGTCCAAACGCATCGTGGGAATTCTGAGCATGGTCACTGAGGTCAGTAAGGACATTTACTGCTGTAAGGGTGTGTGCTGATTGGTGCAGATGTCTGTACATGACGACCAATCAGCACACAGGATTTCACTGAGGATGAGGAATAAATAAAACGAGCGTGATGTTCTCATCTAGGAGCTCCAGGATGTTGCTCTGTACTACGTTCTGGATCAGCTGAGCAGCACCATCCACTGTAATACACCCTCCATGCTGCAgttcaggtaacacacacacacacacacacacacacacacccctagcaTGGCAGTGCTCTTACTCTGATGATCTCTGTAGGTCTGCGGTGTTGAGTGCAGGTTACAGAGTGTCTCTGTCTCATGCCTGTAAGAACGCAGTGAAGACTGATGCTCCTGCTGCAGTCGTGTGGGACATCATGCGCTGCTGGGTCAGTGTCCCCTGCACCCTacactgtgggcgtgt
This genomic window contains:
- the trmt1 gene encoding tRNA (guanine(26)-N(2))-dimethyltransferase isoform X1, with amino-acid sequence MQVRWVLYTALTALRSSDSLRRLALRQIHFTRRFEMMETEGVPSDSAAGCGLRPGETVETKGVSSDSAAGCGLRPGETVETKGVPSDSAAGCGLRPGETVETKGVSSDSAAGCGLRPGETVVKEGKASVLFPSANEVFYNPVQEFNRDLTCAVITEFARETLAQRGVRILVPGEKDGVVVSLMEEEKNGKETEQAEEKEEESVQEERKEVEFKTAMVGERCEEGLRVLEGLAASGLRSIRFTLEVPGLKRVTANDFSAKAADLITRNTHHNNVTHLMETQNRDASMLMYEARGKNARYDVIDLDPYGSPAPFLDAAVQAVGEGGLLCITCTDMAVMAGNNGETCYSKYGSVSIKSKYCHEMALRIILHSLDQRANVYQRYIQPLLSVSVDFYIRVFVRVRTGQATVKNSASKQALVYNCVGCGAFHLQRMGKKISQGKNMKYSAATGPPVGESCPHCGQRHQLGGPIWAEPIHDLGFVQKVLTAVSGNPSRFGTSKRIVGILSMVTEELQDVALYYVLDQLSSTIHCNTPSMLQFRSAVLSAGYRVSLSHACKNAVKTDAPAAVVWDIMRCWEKKNPVRRERLSEMSPAFRILSTEPTVQACFDVREDANPQSRKRHLTRFQENPQANWGPKARAKSGGGISSELEDKRKKFQGKRKNPLRDSSRLKNFPCKRFRKGTCTQGDECCYSHDAEQQTP
- the trmt1 gene encoding tRNA (guanine(26)-N(2))-dimethyltransferase isoform X2 — translated: MMETEGVPSDSAAGCGLRPGETVETKGVSSDSAAGCGLRPGETVETKGVPSDSAAGCGLRPGETVETKGVSSDSAAGCGLRPGETVVKEGKASVLFPSANEVFYNPVQEFNRDLTCAVITEFARETLAQRGVRILVPGEKDGVVVSLMEEEKNGKETEQAEEKEEESVQEERKEVEFKTAMVGERCEEGLRVLEGLAASGLRSIRFTLEVPGLKRVTANDFSAKAADLITRNTHHNNVTHLMETQNRDASMLMYEARGKNARYDVIDLDPYGSPAPFLDAAVQAVGEGGLLCITCTDMAVMAGNNGETCYSKYGSVSIKSKYCHEMALRIILHSLDQRANVYQRYIQPLLSVSVDFYIRVFVRVRTGQATVKNSASKQALVYNCVGCGAFHLQRMGKKISQGKNMKYSAATGPPVGESCPHCGQRHQLGGPIWAEPIHDLGFVQKVLTAVSGNPSRFGTSKRIVGILSMVTEELQDVALYYVLDQLSSTIHCNTPSMLQFRSAVLSAGYRVSLSHACKNAVKTDAPAAVVWDIMRCWEKKNPVRRERLSEMSPAFRILSTEPTVQACFDVREDANPQSRKRHLTRFQENPQANWGPKARAKSGGGISSELEDKRKKFQGKRKNPLRDSSRLKNFPCKRFRKGTCTQGDECCYSHDAEQQTP